In Oryza brachyantha chromosome 1, ObraRS2, whole genome shotgun sequence, the following are encoded in one genomic region:
- the LOC102709703 gene encoding nuclear pore complex protein NUP85, translating to MPGMLTDGGRASGAIVPFSGESGHAAAVAPPVRTIRHGVAPPISRVYVSFSSGNLLQVACLRPPNQEGGGERRAEEVGGRVVEVNLGGGGAGAGAGCADVEEEIDEAEMRRVEYGSVPAFALLQSRRNALADAAAMSRVPAVSEHAEWWQYVLEYSKTINNLLGNTDSLPAFMIDDPKTILKVREKLTSLKAAWELLEIFFVDKQLQSWLPERLVDWLADYDSLLTKTENTVYRMLSNFQKKLINLQIVEDDPDYWNGLSSALSVGWLDIVVNMLRFHGSYQLDQMDSRETENGLVEAVAVLVSTMPRMRPDLPSGKLGYCCKTRPDFIKALEKWRGQVSKLECSAFWIQCGHQKTRDGLKNLLHIMMGNIKNLTAATSHWLELFISHFLYIRPFTVGFEGMHQLAQKCIQLKPTAENSGLTGLLTGILSENTEVVLAECTKKFGPWMVTHAMELLTADNDYADMMLHEERPEFGGISIEELHRLVYAQVLCSHSLTWQIAPTYLSSCLNQGLGLLEILLLKQPIQDNRLVLKTLEICRLFELENVSTNIMKIAGIYHWKHGRKGTGVYWFQQAHDKVRLDRIARQLFEHIGKSVTDDSFKQWEGLLELLGSDIGSAGGLEFLHRYRDFKRSLWQAQEGRTGQSARQTVEFLIQLMRNPSTPQRFWLPLLHDSVRLLNCKPCPLLNVAETTLLLNKLQELSMAKLRPDFSNIYLPSHALNSVRLALASNLARAILEEP from the exons ATGCCAGGGATGCTGACGGACGGCGGCCGCGCAAGTGGCGCCATCGTCCCATTCTCGGGGGAGTCAggccacgcggcggcggtagcCCCACCCGTGCGGACCATCCGCCACGGTGTGGCCCCGCCCATCTCCCGCGTCTACGTCTCATTTTCTAGCGGCAACCTCCTGCAGGTTGCTTGTCTCCGCCCGCCGAAtcaggagggcggcggcgagcgtaGGGCTGAGGAGGTCGGTGGGAGAGTGGTGGAGGTAAacctcggcggtggcggcgccggcgccggcgccggctgcgCGGATGTCGAGGAGGAGATCGATGAGGCGGAAATGAGGAGGGTCGAGTACGGGTCGGTACCGGCGTTTGCGCTGCTTCAGAGCAGGAGGAATGCGCTCGCTGATGCAGCTGCTATGTCTCGTGTGCCTGCAGTCTCCGAGCACGCAGAGTG GTGGCAATATGTGCTTGAATATAGTAAAACTATCAATAATCTCCTTGGGAACACAGATTCTCTTCCTGCTTTCATGATTGATGACCCAAAGACGATTCTTAAG GTCAGGGAGAAGCTGACTAGTTTAAAGGCTGCATGGGAGTTGCTGGAGATATTCTTTGTTGATAAACAGTTACAAAGTTGGCTTCCAGAGCGTCTTGTTGATTGGTTAGCC GACTATGATAGTCTCTTGACCAAGACAGAGAACACGGTATACCGCATGCTCAGTAATTTCCAGAAAAAGCTCATCAACCTGCAG ATTGTTGAAGATGACCCTGATTATTGGAATGGATTGTCATCTGCACTGTCAGTTGGATGGCTTGATATTGTG GTGAATATGCTACGTTTTCATGGATCATACCAACTGGATCAGATGGACAGCCGTGAG ACAGAAAATGGGTTGGTTGAAGCTGTTGCTGTTCTTGTGTCAACCATGCCACGCATGCGACCAGATTTGCCATCGGGTAAATTAGGCTACTGTTGTAAAACAAGACCTGATTTTATAAAG GCACTGGAAAAATGGCGAGGTCAAGTAAGTAAACTGGAGTGCAGTGCATTCTGGATTCAGTGTGGCCACCAAAAAACCCGTGATGGTTTGAAGAATTTGCTCCATATTATGATGGGGAACATAAAGAACCTCACTGCTGCAACTTCACATTGGCTGGAGCTAtttatttctcattttctttatataaGGCCGTTCACAGTG GGTTTTGAAGGGATGCATCAGTTAGCACAAAAGTGCATACAGCTTAAACCGACTGCTGAAAATAGTGGATTGACAGGCCTCCTTACTGGCATCCTTTCAGAAAATACAGAG GTTGTCTTAGCTGAATGCACCAAAAAATTTGGCCCTTG GATGGTCACACATGCTATGGAGCTGTTGACTGCTGACAATGATTACGCAGATATGATGTTGCATGAGGAGAGACCTGAGTTCGGTGGTATAAGCATAGAGGAGCTGCACCGGCTAGTTTATGCTCAAGTGTTGTGCTCTCACTCTCTAACTTGGCAG ATTGCACCAACTTATCTGTcatcatgtctaaaccaagGCCTAGGGCTGTTGGAGATTCTACTTCTCAAGCAACCCATACAAGATAATCGTCTTGTATTGAAG ACTTTGGAAATTTGCCGCTTGTTTGAGCTGGAGAATGTTAGTACAAATATCATGAAG ATTGCAGGCATTTATCATTGGAAGCATGGGAGGAAAGGGACTGGAGTTTACTGGTTCCAGCAAGCTCATGATAAAGTTCGGCTTGACAGAATTGCTCGACAGTTGTTCGAACACATTGGGAAGTCGGTCACAGATGATAGTTTTAAG CAATGGGAGGGGCTGCTTGAGTTACTAGGTTCTGACATTGGTAGCGCAGGTGGTCTTGAGTTCCTTCACAG GTACCGGGATTTCAAAAGGTCTCTTTGGCAGGCACAAGAAGGAAGGACTGGTCAGTCTGCTCGCCAGACCGTGGAATTTCTTATACAG CTGATGAGAAACCCTTCTACACCTCAACGTTTCTGGCTACCCCTTTTACATGACTCG GTGAGGCTTCTTAATTGCAAACCCTGCCCATTGTTGAATGTTGCTGAAACGACCTTGTTGCTCAACAAACTACAAGAATTGTCAATGGCCAAACTTCGACCTGACTTTTCCAACATCTACCTACCAAGCCATGCACTGAACTCCGTCAGGCTAGCTCTGGCATCAAATCTTGCGCGTGCTATTCTTGAAGAACCGTAA
- the LOC102709984 gene encoding carotenoid cleavage dioxygenase 8 homolog B, chloroplastic yields the protein MSPAMLQASSLCVSAALSGAASRPGRLASRGQCKRAAVPQPLAASAVTEAAPPAPAVVAPPARPVDAPRRRGGRGGAGELVAWKSIRQERWEGALEVDGELPLWLDGTYLRNGPGLWNLGDYGFRHLFDGYATLVRVSFRGGRAVGAHRQIESEAYKAARAHGKVCYREFSEVPKPDSFMSYVGQLASLFSGSSLTDNSNTGVVMLGDGRVICLTETIKGSIQVDPDTLDTVGKFQYTDKLGGLIHSAHPIVTDTEFWTLIPDLIRPGYVVARMDTGTNERQFVGRVDCRGGPAPGWVHSFPITEHYVLVPEMPLRYCAKNLLRAEPTPLYKFEWHLESGSYMHVMCKASGKIVASVEVPPFVTFHFINAYEETDEEGRVKAIVADCCEHNANTAILDKLRLHNLRSSAGQDVLPDARVGRFRIPLDGSPFGELETALDPEEHGRGMDMCSINPKHVGREYRYAYACGARRPCNFPNTLTKVDLVERTAKNWHEEGSVPSEPFFVPRPGATEEDDGVAISMVSAKDGSGYALVLDGKTFEEVARAKFPYGLPYGLHCCWVPRNRNKHDG from the exons ATGTCTCCCGCTATGCTGCAGGCGTCGTCGTTGTGCGTGTCCGCGGCGCTGTCAGGCGCCGCCAGCCGGCCAGGCCGCCTGGCCAGCCGGGGACAGTGCAAGCGGGCGGCCGTGCCGCAGCCTCTCGCGGCGAGTGCCGTGACAGAGGCAGCGCCGCCGGCACCTGctgtcgtcgcgccgccggcccgccCCGTCGACGCCCCGCGTCGTCGTGGGGgacgtggcggcgccggcgagcttgTGGCGTGGAAGAGTATACGGCAGGAGAGGTGGGAGGGTGCTCTCGAGGTGGACGGAGAGCTGCCTCTCTGGCTG GATGGCACGTACCTGAGGAACGGCCCGGGCCTATGGAACCTCGGGGACTACGGCTTCCGGCACCTGTTCGACGGCTACGCGACGCTCGTGCGCGTCTCgttccgcggcggccgcgccgtgGGCGCGCACCGGCAGATCGAGTCGGAGGCGTACaaggcggcgcgcgcgcacggcaAGGTGTGCTACCGCGAGTTCTCGGAGGTGCCCAAGCCGGACAGCTTCATGTCCTACGTCGGCCAGCTCGCGAGCCTCTTCTCGGGCTCGTCGCTCACCGACAACTCCAACACCGGCGTCGTCAtgctcggcgacggccgcgTGATCTGCCTGACGGAGACCATCAAGGGCTCCATCCAGGTCGACCCGGACACGCTCGACACGGTCGGCAAGTTCCAGTACACGGACAAGCTGGGTGGCCTGATCCACTCGGCGCACCCGATCGTGACCGACACCGAGTTCTGGACGCTGATCCCCGACCTTATCCGGCCCGGCTACGTGGTCGCGAGGATGGACACCGGTACCAACGAGAGGCAGTTCGTCGGCCGGGTGGACTGCCGCGGCGGGCCGGCGCCCGGGTGGGTGCACTCGTTCCCCATCACCGAGCACTACGTCCTCGTGCCGGAGATGCCGCTCCGCTACTGCGCCAAGaacctcctccgcgccgagcCCACGCCGCTGTACAAGTTCGAGTGGCACCTCGAGTCCGGCAGCTATATGCACGTCATGTGCAAGGCCAGCGGCAAGATT GTGGCGAGCGTGGAGGTACCGCCGTTCGTGACGTTCCACTTCATCAACGCGTACGAGGAGACGGACGAGGAGGGGCGCGTGAAGGCGATCGTCGCCGACTGCTGCGAGCACAACGCCAACACCGCCATCCTCGACAAGCTCCGCCTGCACAACCTTCGCTCCTCCGCCGGCCAGGACGTCCTCCCCGACGCCAG GGTGGGCCGGTTCAGGATCCCGCTGGACGGGAGCCCGTTCGGCGAGCTGGAGACGGCGCTCGACCCGGAGGAGCACGGCCGGGGCATGGACATGTGCAGCATCAACCCGAAGCACGTCGGCAGGGAGTACCGCTACGCCTACGCCTGCGGCGCCCGCCGGCCGTGCAACTTCCCCAACACGCTTACCAAGGTCGACCTGGTGGAGAGGACGGCCAAGAACTGGCACGAGGAGGGCTCCGTGCCGTCCGAGCCCTTCTTCGTGCCACGCCCCGGCGCCACCGAGGAAGACGACG GCGTGGCGATCTCGATGGTGAGCGCCAAGGACGGATCGGGCTACGCGCTGGTGCTGGACGGCAAGACGTTCGAGGAGGTCGCGCGGGCCAAGTTCCCGTATGGGCTGCCCTACGGCTTGCACTGCTGCTGGGTGCCCAGGAACAGGAACAAACATGACGGCTGA